Proteins co-encoded in one Bacillus infantis NRRL B-14911 genomic window:
- the rpsP gene encoding 30S ribosomal protein S16 has translation MAVKIRLKRMGAKKSPFYRIVVADSRSPRDGRFIETVGTYNPVAQPAKVEINEELALKWMNDGAKPSDTVRNLFSKEGIMEKFHNAKNGK, from the coding sequence ATGGCAGTAAAAATTCGCTTAAAACGTATGGGAGCTAAAAAATCCCCTTTCTATCGTATTGTAGTAGCAGATTCTCGTTCTCCTCGTGACGGACGTTTCATTGAAACAGTTGGAACTTACAATCCAGTTGCACAGCCTGCTAAGGTTGAAATCAACGAAGAGCTTGCTCTTAAATGGATGAACGATGGCGCTAAGCCTTCTGACACAGTACGCAACCTGTTCTCTAAAGAAGGCATTATGGAGAAATTCCATAACGCTAAGAACGGCAAGTAA
- a CDS encoding ribonuclease HII, with product MKQLTISEISVKLKDLKDDNDPFFGELKSDGRKGVQQLLARWDRQRAEEVRLYGRYQEMTVFERRLKKSGWTMIAGTDEAGRGPLAGPVIAAAVILPEGFYLPGLDDSKKLSEAKRDEFYKEIMSGASAVGIGRISAGEIDRINILQASKKAMLLALADMGSTPDYLLTDAVDLDVPYQAEAVIKGDSKSVTIAAASVIAKVTRDRYMRELDEQYPHYGFGRNMGYGTRQHLEAIEKHGIINEHRKSFAPIKGMY from the coding sequence ATGAAACAGCTTACAATCAGTGAAATCAGCGTGAAGCTGAAGGATCTGAAAGACGACAACGACCCATTTTTTGGGGAGCTCAAATCTGATGGACGGAAAGGGGTGCAGCAGCTGCTTGCGAGATGGGACAGGCAAAGGGCCGAGGAGGTCAGGCTTTACGGCCGGTACCAGGAAATGACTGTATTTGAGCGGAGGCTGAAGAAAAGCGGCTGGACAATGATTGCAGGCACGGATGAAGCCGGCAGGGGGCCGCTGGCCGGCCCTGTCATCGCAGCAGCAGTCATACTGCCGGAGGGATTTTATCTTCCTGGCCTTGATGACTCCAAGAAGCTGTCTGAAGCAAAAAGGGACGAGTTTTACAAAGAAATCATGTCCGGCGCCTCTGCTGTCGGAATCGGCCGCATCAGCGCAGGGGAAATCGACCGGATTAATATCCTTCAAGCTTCAAAGAAAGCAATGCTCCTGGCCTTGGCAGATATGGGCAGTACGCCGGATTACTTACTGACAGATGCGGTTGATCTGGATGTTCCCTATCAGGCAGAGGCAGTCATAAAAGGCGACAGCAAAAGTGTGACGATTGCTGCTGCCTCTGTGATAGCCAAGGTAACGAGGGACCGGTATATGAGGGAACTTGACGAGCAGTATCCTCACTACGGCTTCGGCCGGAATATGGGCTACGGCACCCGGCAGCATCTTGAGGCAATTGAAAAGCACGGGATCATCAATGAACATCGAAAAAGCTTTGCCCCGATCAAGGGCATGTATTAG
- the ffh gene encoding signal recognition particle protein produces MAFEGLADRLQNTIQKIRGKGKVSEADVKEMMREVRLALLEADVNFKVVKEFVKKVSERSIGQEVLKSLTPGQQVIKVVKEELTELMGGEQSKVAVSNRPPTVIMMVGLQGAGKTTTTGKLANLLRKKHNRNPLLVAADIYRPAAIKQLETLGKQINMPVFSLGDQVSPVEIARQAIAKAKEDHHDYVLIDTAGRLHVDEALMDELKQIKELSKPDEIFLVVDAMTGQDAVNVAQSFNEQLGLTGVVLTKLDGDTRGGAALSIRSVTSTPIKFVGLGEKMDAIEAFHPERMASRILGMGDVLTLIEKAQSNVDEEKAKELEKKMRTASFTFDDFLDQLGQVRNMGPLDEILKMMPGANKIKGLNNMQIDEKQIAHVEAIIKSMTKEEKTHPEIINANRRKRIAKGSGRTVPEVNRLLKQFEDMKKMMKQMTGMQQKGKKKGFKLPFNPF; encoded by the coding sequence ATGGCATTTGAAGGATTAGCCGACCGACTGCAAAATACGATACAGAAGATCCGCGGCAAAGGGAAAGTATCCGAGGCGGACGTCAAAGAGATGATGCGCGAAGTGCGCCTGGCCCTTTTGGAAGCAGACGTCAACTTTAAGGTTGTCAAAGAGTTTGTGAAAAAGGTCAGCGAGCGTTCAATCGGCCAGGAAGTGCTGAAGAGCCTGACGCCGGGCCAGCAGGTTATAAAGGTTGTTAAAGAGGAGCTTACCGAACTGATGGGCGGGGAGCAGAGCAAAGTGGCGGTATCCAATCGCCCGCCGACCGTGATCATGATGGTCGGGCTCCAGGGTGCCGGTAAAACGACCACCACAGGGAAGCTTGCGAACCTGCTCCGTAAAAAGCATAACCGCAATCCGCTGCTGGTGGCCGCGGACATCTACCGTCCGGCTGCCATCAAACAGCTTGAAACGCTCGGCAAACAGATCAATATGCCTGTATTCTCTCTCGGCGACCAGGTCTCGCCTGTTGAGATAGCCAGGCAGGCCATCGCCAAGGCGAAGGAAGACCACCATGATTATGTGCTGATCGATACGGCAGGGCGCCTTCATGTGGATGAAGCCCTCATGGATGAGCTCAAACAGATCAAGGAGCTTTCCAAGCCGGATGAGATCTTCCTTGTCGTAGATGCAATGACAGGGCAGGATGCAGTGAATGTCGCCCAGAGCTTCAACGAGCAGCTGGGGCTGACAGGCGTTGTCCTGACAAAGCTTGACGGCGATACACGGGGGGGAGCTGCGCTTTCCATCCGTTCTGTTACCAGCACGCCGATCAAATTCGTCGGACTCGGGGAAAAGATGGATGCAATTGAAGCCTTCCATCCGGAAAGAATGGCGTCCCGGATACTCGGCATGGGAGATGTCCTCACCCTGATCGAGAAGGCTCAATCCAATGTTGATGAAGAAAAGGCAAAAGAGCTCGAAAAGAAAATGCGGACTGCTTCCTTTACCTTTGATGACTTCCTTGACCAGCTTGGCCAGGTCCGCAATATGGGGCCGCTGGATGAAATTCTGAAAATGATGCCCGGCGCCAACAAAATCAAGGGGCTTAATAATATGCAGATCGATGAAAAGCAGATCGCGCATGTCGAGGCCATCATCAAATCGATGACAAAGGAAGAGAAGACACATCCGGAAATCATCAACGCGAACCGCCGGAAGAGGATTGCGAAGGGCAGCGGCAGGACCGTACCCGAAGTGAACCGTCTTCTCAAGCAGTTCGAGGATATGAAAAAAATGATGAAGCAGATGACAGGAATGCAGCAAAAGGGGAAAAAGAAAGGCTTCAAGCTGCCTTTCAATCCGTTTTGA
- a CDS encoding putative DNA-binding protein, with translation MLEKTTRMNYLYDFYQSLLTPKQRSYMSLYYLDDYSLGEIAEEYDVSRQAVYDNIKRTEAMLEEYEEKLLLFHKFQQRSKLIREMRTFLEEGSPSHQFLMEAVAELEKLD, from the coding sequence ATGCTGGAGAAGACGACGAGGATGAACTATCTGTATGACTTTTATCAGTCGTTGTTGACGCCGAAGCAGCGGAGCTATATGTCCCTGTATTATCTGGATGATTATTCGCTCGGTGAGATTGCCGAGGAATATGACGTCAGCCGGCAGGCAGTGTACGATAACATCAAGCGTACCGAAGCAATGCTGGAGGAATATGAAGAAAAGCTGCTGTTATTTCATAAATTTCAACAGCGCAGCAAACTTATTCGCGAAATGAGAACTTTTCTTGAAGAAGGCAGTCCTTCCCATCAATTTCTGATGGAAGCAGTGGCTGAGCTAGAGAAATTAGATTAG
- the ylqF gene encoding ribosome biogenesis GTPase YlqF: MTIQWFPGHMAKARRQVTEKLKLVDIIFELVDARLPQSSRNPMIDEIIQHKPRLVLLNKADMADKEATKAWIRYFSDRGIKALAINSQAGSGMKDISSAAQEILKEKFDRMRAKGVKPRAIRGMIVGIPNVGKSTLINRLAKKNIAKTGNMPGVTKAQQWIKAGKEMELLDTPGILWPKFEDQEVGLKLALSGAIKDTILNLHDIAIYALKFLEKHYPGRLLERYSLEEFPEEAVEAFDKIGRLRGCLMGGGEVDYDKVAELIIREIRTEKLGPLSFEHPSDFAAGEPAE; this comes from the coding sequence TTGACAATACAATGGTTTCCAGGGCATATGGCAAAAGCCCGCAGGCAGGTCACAGAAAAGCTGAAGCTTGTTGATATTATTTTTGAACTTGTCGACGCGCGCCTGCCGCAGTCTTCAAGAAATCCAATGATCGACGAGATCATCCAGCATAAACCGAGGCTTGTGCTGCTCAATAAGGCTGATATGGCTGATAAAGAAGCCACAAAGGCCTGGATCCGCTATTTTAGCGATAGAGGGATCAAAGCGCTTGCCATTAATTCACAGGCAGGGTCCGGCATGAAGGATATCTCCTCTGCAGCACAGGAAATATTGAAGGAAAAGTTTGACCGTATGAGAGCCAAAGGTGTAAAGCCAAGGGCGATCAGGGGAATGATCGTAGGAATCCCGAATGTCGGCAAGTCAACGCTCATCAACCGCCTTGCAAAGAAAAATATTGCCAAAACAGGCAATATGCCCGGGGTGACGAAAGCACAGCAGTGGATAAAGGCCGGCAAGGAAATGGAACTCCTGGATACACCGGGGATTTTATGGCCGAAATTTGAAGACCAGGAAGTGGGCCTCAAGCTGGCTCTTTCCGGAGCGATAAAGGATACCATTTTAAATCTTCATGACATCGCCATTTATGCACTGAAGTTTCTTGAAAAACACTATCCTGGAAGGCTGCTGGAAAGATACAGCCTTGAAGAATTCCCTGAGGAAGCAGTAGAAGCCTTCGATAAAATCGGAAGGCTGAGAGGCTGCTTAATGGGCGGGGGCGAAGTCGATTATGATAAAGTCGCAGAGCTGATCATCCGTGAAATCCGGACAGAAAAGCTTGGCCCTTTATCATTTGAACATCCGTCAGATTTTGCAGCAGGCGAACCTGCAGAGTAA
- a CDS encoding VWA domain-containing protein: MGIEFKHPFMLLLIIPSLLLVFLYIKTAKGRGNRQGAAVMRAIVFILLAFALAVPSIRLPAPGKTVVFIADRSASVQGREGELLDFIDAGIQSKGKEDSYAVISAGETAAAESSLASMKGEFREFSTDTGKGETNLEAGIQLASTLMPEETPGRIVLLSDGRETAGSSREAAKLLKNRGIELDYVLLDSSRKEDMSISSLEVPPALYEGEEASITMAIDSNSSKEADLRLSVNSREVLKESITVKEGKNVYTFKHKIDETGLSAIKAEISAEGDGFIENNSLQSAVNIKGTPKVLIVEQEKSQLENILDGSGLLADSIVPEKLPTSLSGFLPYQSIIFNNIPATVVSENQMMLIEKAVKEFGSGFIMAGGENSFGLGGYFKTPIEKLLPVNMDIKGKKEMPSLGLMIVMDRSGSMAGSKLELAKEAAARSVELLREKDTLGFIAFDDRPWVIVETGPLEDKKDAVDKIGSVTPGGGTEIFTSLEKAYEELENLKLQRKHIILLTDGQSARSTDYESMIETGKENNITLSTVALGSDADRNLLEELAGLGAGRFYDVTDSSVIPSILSRETVMATRTYIEDNPFYPSLRPYPEWGDFFAGGVPQMNAYIASEAKQGAEVPLLSEKEDPILAQWQYGIGHTIAFTSDISGKWSGDWARWEKWPQFINKLASISLPKYESEAYSLSVRRENEETAVLLEGNSKAALPAEIAVISDSGEKIDASTKLAAPGKYEIKMPSEPGMFYVNISQQSLSGETRTYKTGFTLPYSEEYLMQKENEGLLKEISALTGGERLEEGKEAFRPLKAGSFEKASISEWLLLAAFLLFFAEIAARRFGLRLIPDRRRTRKAAAAGGSRPLEKTAAKVRAADRQKGIRVPESRAQVAEPAARQGEVRKPKGRSGASISPDEREERMKRLLEAKKRKR, translated from the coding sequence GTGGGAATAGAATTTAAACATCCTTTTATGCTTTTGCTCATCATTCCTTCCCTGCTCCTGGTATTCTTGTACATCAAGACAGCAAAGGGCAGGGGAAATAGGCAGGGAGCAGCTGTGATGAGGGCCATCGTGTTCATTCTGCTTGCCTTTGCGCTGGCTGTCCCTTCAATCAGACTGCCTGCTCCGGGAAAAACGGTGGTTTTCATCGCCGACCGCTCTGCCAGTGTGCAGGGCAGGGAAGGAGAGCTGCTGGATTTCATCGATGCCGGAATTCAGTCCAAAGGAAAGGAAGATTCATATGCCGTGATCTCGGCTGGAGAAACAGCTGCTGCTGAAAGCTCTCTGGCCAGTATGAAGGGGGAGTTCCGGGAGTTCAGTACTGACACCGGGAAGGGTGAAACGAATCTCGAGGCAGGCATTCAGCTGGCTTCGACTCTCATGCCGGAGGAAACCCCTGGGAGGATTGTCCTTTTATCAGACGGAAGGGAAACGGCCGGAAGCAGCCGTGAAGCGGCAAAGCTTTTGAAGAACCGGGGGATAGAGCTTGATTATGTCCTGCTGGACAGCAGCAGGAAAGAGGACATGTCCATTTCCAGCCTGGAAGTCCCTCCGGCCTTATATGAAGGTGAAGAAGCATCCATCACAATGGCGATAGACAGCAATTCTTCAAAAGAAGCTGATTTAAGGCTTTCTGTAAACAGCCGGGAAGTCCTGAAAGAGAGTATCACGGTTAAAGAAGGAAAAAATGTCTATACCTTCAAGCACAAAATCGATGAAACAGGCTTATCCGCAATCAAGGCTGAAATTTCCGCTGAAGGGGATGGATTCATAGAAAACAATAGCCTTCAGTCTGCTGTCAATATTAAAGGGACTCCCAAGGTTTTGATCGTAGAGCAGGAAAAAAGCCAGCTTGAAAACATACTGGACGGGTCAGGACTTCTGGCCGATTCCATCGTACCGGAAAAACTGCCTACCTCACTTTCCGGGTTTCTTCCCTATCAGTCCATCATTTTCAATAATATACCGGCAACGGTGGTTTCCGAGAATCAGATGATGCTTATCGAAAAGGCTGTAAAGGAATTTGGCTCAGGATTCATTATGGCGGGGGGAGAGAACAGCTTTGGTCTTGGCGGCTATTTCAAAACGCCGATTGAAAAGCTGCTGCCTGTCAACATGGATATTAAAGGGAAGAAGGAAATGCCCTCCCTCGGCCTTATGATTGTAATGGACCGTTCTGGAAGCATGGCAGGGAGCAAGCTGGAACTGGCAAAAGAGGCGGCAGCAAGATCAGTTGAACTCTTGCGAGAGAAAGATACTTTGGGATTCATAGCATTTGATGACCGGCCGTGGGTCATCGTGGAAACCGGACCGCTTGAAGATAAAAAGGACGCGGTGGACAAAATTGGCTCAGTCACTCCCGGGGGAGGCACGGAGATCTTTACTTCCCTCGAAAAAGCATACGAAGAGCTGGAGAACCTTAAGCTCCAGCGGAAGCATATCATCCTCCTGACAGACGGGCAGTCTGCCAGGAGCACTGATTATGAAAGCATGATAGAGACGGGGAAAGAAAACAATATTACTCTATCGACTGTGGCGCTTGGAAGCGATGCCGACCGGAATCTGCTGGAAGAGCTGGCTGGGCTTGGTGCCGGGCGCTTCTACGATGTCACGGATTCATCGGTGATTCCGAGCATTCTATCAAGGGAAACTGTTATGGCGACGAGAACATATATCGAAGACAATCCTTTTTATCCATCTTTGCGGCCGTATCCGGAATGGGGCGATTTTTTTGCAGGCGGCGTTCCGCAGATGAATGCCTATATTGCTTCTGAAGCCAAACAGGGTGCAGAGGTCCCCCTTCTCAGTGAGAAAGAGGATCCGATCCTGGCTCAATGGCAGTATGGCATCGGCCATACGATCGCCTTTACTTCGGATATAAGCGGAAAATGGTCGGGGGACTGGGCCCGCTGGGAAAAATGGCCGCAGTTCATCAATAAACTCGCCAGCATTTCACTTCCAAAATATGAGAGCGAAGCTTACAGCCTTTCAGTCCGAAGAGAAAACGAAGAAACTGCCGTTTTGCTTGAAGGAAACAGCAAGGCCGCCCTCCCTGCAGAAATAGCAGTTATTTCAGATAGCGGGGAAAAAATTGATGCAAGCACTAAACTGGCAGCTCCCGGCAAGTACGAAATTAAAATGCCTTCAGAGCCTGGCATGTTTTATGTCAATATCAGCCAGCAAAGCCTGTCGGGAGAAACAAGGACCTATAAAACCGGCTTTACTCTCCCGTATTCAGAAGAATATTTGATGCAAAAAGAAAATGAAGGACTCCTTAAGGAAATCTCTGCCTTGACGGGAGGAGAGCGGCTCGAAGAAGGCAAGGAGGCATTCCGCCCGCTGAAGGCAGGAAGTTTTGAAAAGGCATCAATCAGTGAATGGCTGCTTCTTGCTGCATTCCTCCTCTTCTTTGCGGAGATAGCGGCCAGGAGGTTCGGGCTCAGGCTGATTCCGGACAGACGAAGGACCAGGAAAGCTGCAGCGGCCGGTGGAAGCCGGCCATTAGAGAAAACAGCCGCCAAAGTGCGGGCGGCCGACCGGCAGAAAGGCATCCGGGTTCCGGAGTCCCGCGCTCAGGTAGCAGAGCCCGCCGCGCGGCAGGGTGAGGTCCGGAAACCAAAAGGACGCTCCGGAGCAAGCATCAGTCCGGATGAGCGGGAAGAGAGAATGAAACGCCTGCTGGAAGCCAAAAAGAGGAAACGCTGA
- the trmD gene encoding tRNA (guanosine(37)-N1)-methyltransferase TrmD, with translation MMKIDVLTLFPEMFGGVFGHSILKKAEENNAVSYNVVNFRDYADNKHKTVDDYPYGGGAGMVLKPQPIFDAVADLKVKAGGGEPRVVLLCPQGERYTQKKAEELSSLDHLIFVCGHYEGYDERIREHLVTDEISIGDFVLTGGELGAMVLIDSIVRLLPGVLGNEESHMKDSFSTGFLEHPHYTRPADFRGMKVPDILTSGNHRLVDEWRMKESLKRTYLRRPDLFEGAELTKEQVRLLEEIKKEHKSY, from the coding sequence ATGATGAAGATCGATGTACTTACTCTGTTTCCCGAGATGTTCGGCGGTGTTTTCGGCCATAGCATCCTGAAGAAGGCAGAAGAAAATAACGCTGTCAGCTACAATGTAGTCAATTTCAGGGACTATGCCGACAATAAGCATAAAACGGTTGATGATTATCCATACGGCGGGGGAGCCGGCATGGTGCTGAAGCCCCAGCCGATATTTGACGCAGTTGCTGACTTAAAGGTGAAGGCAGGCGGCGGAGAGCCGAGAGTTGTCCTCCTATGCCCCCAAGGTGAGCGTTATACCCAGAAAAAGGCGGAGGAGCTTTCTTCCCTCGATCATTTGATTTTTGTGTGCGGCCATTATGAAGGCTACGATGAACGGATAAGGGAGCATCTTGTGACAGATGAGATCTCTATCGGAGACTTCGTGCTTACCGGAGGGGAGCTTGGGGCCATGGTGCTGATTGACAGCATCGTCCGCCTTCTCCCGGGTGTCCTCGGAAATGAGGAGTCCCATATGAAGGATTCGTTCAGCACCGGATTTCTGGAGCATCCGCATTATACAAGGCCCGCGGACTTTAGGGGGATGAAAGTGCCTGATATCCTGACCTCAGGCAACCACCGCCTTGTTGATGAGTGGAGGATGAAAGAGTCTCTGAAAAGGACCTATCTCCGCCGCCCGGATCTCTTTGAAGGGGCAGAGCTGACAAAAGAGCAGGTCCGCCTTCTCGAAGAAATAAAAAAAGAGCATAAAAGCTATTGA
- the lepB gene encoding signal peptidase I → MGKSKSEFWEWTKALIIAVLLAAVIRYFLFAPIVVDGLSMMPTLHDTDRMIVNKFSYKIGDPKRFDIIVFHAPENKDYIKRVIGLPGDRIEYKDDILYVNGEAVEEPYLDEYKKEVIDGPLTEPFTLEDKIGQETVPEGHLFVMGDNRRYSKDSRHIGTIPMEKVLGDTNIIYWPLEDFRIVK, encoded by the coding sequence ATGGGAAAGAGCAAAAGTGAATTCTGGGAATGGACAAAGGCGCTGATCATCGCTGTGCTCCTTGCGGCTGTCATCCGCTATTTCTTATTCGCCCCGATTGTGGTGGATGGACTGTCGATGATGCCGACGCTCCACGATACGGACAGGATGATCGTGAATAAGTTCTCGTATAAGATTGGCGACCCAAAGAGATTCGACATCATCGTCTTTCATGCCCCGGAAAACAAGGACTACATAAAAAGGGTAATCGGCCTGCCGGGTGACAGGATCGAATACAAAGATGATATCTTATATGTAAATGGCGAAGCGGTCGAGGAGCCGTATCTTGATGAATACAAGAAAGAGGTCATCGACGGGCCGCTGACAGAGCCTTTTACACTTGAAGATAAAATCGGGCAGGAGACCGTGCCGGAGGGCCATCTCTTCGTAATGGGCGATAACCGGCGCTACAGCAAGGACAGCCGCCATATCGGCACCATCCCGATGGAAAAGGTGCTTGGGGATACAAATATCATCTATTGGCCCCTTGAGGACTTCCGCATCGTAAAATAG
- a CDS encoding KH domain-containing protein — protein MKELIETIVKPLVDFPDDVRVDVREDDHRVTYQLSVNKSDMGKVIGKQGRVAKSIRTVVYAAGSSQQKRIFLEITE, from the coding sequence ATGAAAGAGCTTATCGAAACGATCGTTAAGCCCCTGGTTGATTTTCCCGATGATGTCCGGGTGGATGTCCGGGAAGATGACCACCGCGTTACCTATCAGCTTTCTGTCAACAAGAGTGACATGGGGAAAGTGATCGGGAAGCAAGGGCGCGTCGCTAAATCGATACGGACTGTTGTGTATGCAGCAGGATCATCACAGCAAAAAAGAATTTTCTTGGAAATAACTGAATGA
- a CDS encoding EscU/YscU/HrcU family type III secretion system export apparatus switch protein: MKQQDPKIRKEAVALSYRDGQEAPKVKAKGKGLTAENILEKAKEHNIPIQEDASLVELLGKLNIDENIPEELYQAVAEIFAFVYKADRRAGEHSRGQGL, from the coding sequence ATGAAACAGCAGGACCCGAAGATCAGGAAGGAAGCCGTCGCCCTATCCTATAGGGACGGACAAGAAGCACCTAAGGTTAAGGCCAAAGGAAAGGGACTGACAGCCGAGAATATCCTCGAAAAAGCGAAAGAGCATAATATTCCCATTCAGGAAGACGCGTCACTGGTTGAATTGCTCGGAAAGCTGAACATAGATGAAAATATCCCGGAGGAGCTGTATCAGGCAGTGGCAGAAATTTTCGCCTTTGTTTATAAAGCCGACCGCCGGGCAGGAGAGCACAGCAGGGGGCAGGGATTATAG
- the rimM gene encoding ribosome maturation factor RimM (Essential for efficient processing of 16S rRNA) has protein sequence MEKWFNVGKIVNTHGVRGEVRVVSRTDFPEERYKAGSHLFLFQAGSKEPVKLTVKTHRQHKSFDLLTFEGLDSLNEAEKLKGAILKVSEDQLGQLEENEYYFHEILGCTVKTIDEEEIGEITEILTPGANDVWVVSKKGQKDILIPYIEDVVKKVDVKEKVIIIEPMEGLLS, from the coding sequence ATGGAAAAGTGGTTCAATGTAGGGAAGATTGTCAATACACACGGTGTCAGGGGCGAAGTAAGGGTCGTATCCCGCACCGATTTTCCGGAAGAGCGCTATAAGGCAGGCAGCCATTTATTCTTATTCCAGGCGGGTTCGAAGGAACCGGTGAAGCTGACTGTAAAAACACACAGACAGCATAAATCGTTTGATCTGCTTACTTTTGAAGGCCTGGACAGCCTGAATGAGGCGGAAAAGCTTAAAGGCGCAATATTGAAGGTCTCTGAAGACCAGCTGGGGCAGCTGGAGGAAAATGAGTATTATTTCCATGAAATCCTCGGCTGTACCGTGAAAACAATTGATGAAGAAGAAATAGGGGAAATAACGGAAATCCTGACCCCTGGCGCCAACGATGTGTGGGTGGTCAGCAAAAAGGGGCAGAAAGATATACTGATCCCTTATATTGAAGATGTTGTCAAAAAAGTGGATGTGAAAGAAAAAGTCATCATCATTGAACCGATGGAAGGCTTGCTGTCATGA
- the rplS gene encoding 50S ribosomal protein L19 has translation MHKLIEEITKEQLRADVPAFRPGDTVRVHVKVIEGTRERVQVYEGVVIKRRGGGISETFTVRKVSYGVGVERTFPVHTPKIAKLEVMRRGKVRRAKLYYLRNLRGKKARIKEIR, from the coding sequence ATGCATAAATTAATCGAAGAAATTACAAAAGAACAGCTTCGCGCTGATGTTCCTGCGTTCCGTCCTGGTGATACTGTACGTGTACACGTTAAAGTTATCGAGGGTACACGCGAACGTGTTCAGGTGTATGAAGGTGTTGTAATTAAGCGTCGTGGTGGTGGAATCAGCGAAACTTTTACAGTACGTAAAGTTTCTTACGGTGTAGGCGTTGAGCGTACATTCCCTGTACACACACCAAAAATTGCGAAGCTTGAAGTTATGCGCCGCGGTAAAGTACGCCGTGCGAAACTTTACTACCTGCGTAACCTGCGCGGTAAAAAAGCTCGTATCAAAGAAATCCGATAA
- a CDS encoding YlqD family protein, whose protein sequence is MKILQTATVKQILTEKSKRKLLETYMERKTQLLKECEQLRFEARKIEKSKKFQQAGLTANFEKETDRRKEKIKLLEFQIEQLHMLPLGSELKEKEVQAVVEIGIGDTWDEVSANKTIIIEDGVVKEIR, encoded by the coding sequence GTGAAAATACTTCAAACCGCCACAGTTAAACAGATCTTAACCGAAAAAAGCAAAAGGAAGCTTCTTGAAACCTATATGGAAAGAAAAACACAGCTTTTGAAAGAATGTGAACAGCTTCGCTTTGAAGCGAGAAAGATAGAGAAATCGAAAAAGTTCCAGCAGGCAGGCCTGACTGCCAATTTTGAAAAAGAAACAGACAGGCGGAAAGAAAAGATCAAGCTGCTGGAGTTTCAAATTGAACAACTACATATGCTACCATTAGGCAGTGAACTGAAGGAAAAAGAAGTTCAGGCTGTCGTGGAGATCGGCATTGGCGACACCTGGGATGAGGTATCCGCAAACAAAACCATCATCATTGAAGATGGAGTCGTTAAAGAAATTCGCTAG